One Pochonia chlamydosporia 170 chromosome 5, whole genome shotgun sequence DNA segment encodes these proteins:
- a CDS encoding mitochondrial inner membrane translocase subunit TIM44 (similar to Coccidioides immitis RS XP_001239255.1), with the protein MNSIARSAVNTENVLSRASVRVTNSSGTFPAYRRLASQLCQTSQITTASANQKIAANFVISPLRSQFLPSELRWTPIASSQCRQFHVSRQAYQDEKPGKDSAKSASAEADAEAKNSESETKSDKEESKKSDEGENGENGEKSEGKEEGKEKKEDLPPPPPHGDKTPWQVFMETMNTEFQASKEWNESTKQIGAAAHQFTESESVRRAREAYEKSTGAISSTTAKAVKSTAGAIGKGASWTWDTSVMKGVRKAANVTGDAVDKATKPIRDTEAYRNVKNVIDDGSSSRYGGWVEKEERRKKRAMMEQQNGGSQVMEEDPDAGTNITLHKDAAWKEAWRDFRDTNKFVQGIFTMKGRYEESENPLISTARSITDRIGGFFAENETAMVIKKFRSMDPAFQVEPFLQELREYILPEVLDAYVKGDTETLKLWLSAAQFSVYEALTKQYLQAGMKSDGRILDIRNVDILRARMLDPGEVPVFIITCRTQEVHVYRNAKSNQLAAGMEDKVQLVTYAIGITRVPEDVNNPETRGWRLIEMQKSGREWH; encoded by the exons ATGAACTCCATTGCTCGAAGCGCGGTCAACACTGAAAATGTCCTATCCCGGGCATCTGTTCGAGTTACCAACTCGTCTGGCACATTTCCTGCATATAGGAGGTTAGCGTCCCAGCTTTGCCAGACCTCTCAAATCACCACGGCGAGTGCGAATCAAAAGATAGCGGCAAACTTCGTCATTTCTCCTCTTCGATCTCAGTTCCTTCCTTCCGAACTACGCTGGACCCCAATCGCCTCCTCACAATGCCGACAGTTCCATGTGAGCAGACAGGCTTACCAAGATGAAAAGCCTGGTAAAGACTCTGCCAAATCCGCTTCAGCCGAAGCCGACGCCGAAGCCAAAAATTCCGAATCTGAAACCAAATCCGACAAGGAAGAATCAAAGAAGTCTGACGAAGGCGAAAATGGCGAAAATGGCGAAAAGTCCGAAggcaaggaggaaggcaaggagaagaaggaagatctgcctccgccgccgcctcacGGTGACAAGACCCCTTGGCAGGTGTTCATGGAAACTATGAACACTGAATTCCAAGCGTCCAAGGAATGGAACGAGTCGACGAAGCAAATTGGTGCCGCTGCTCATCAGTTTACGGAGAGTGAATCCGTTCGTCGGGCTCGTGAGGCCTATGAAAAGTCGACAGGCGCCATTTCATCCACTACCGCTAAAGCCGTCAAGTCCACCGCCGGGGCCATTGGGAAGGGAGCTTCCTGGACCTGGGATACCTCTGTGATGAAAGGTGTCAGGAAAGCTGCCAATGTCACTGGTGATGCAGTGGACAAAGCCACAAAACCCATTCGCGACACCGAGGCCTACCGAAACGTGAAGAATGTCATTGATGACGGCAGCTCCTCCAGGTATGGTGGATGGGTGGAGAAGGAAGAGCGCAGAAAGAAGAGGGCaatgatggagcagcaaaaTGGCGGCTCCCAGGTGATGGAGGAAGATCCCGA TGCCGGAACTAATATCACACTCCACAAAGATGCTGCTTGGAAGGAGGCATGGAGAGATTTCCGAGACACCAACAAGTTCGTTCAAGGGATTTTCACCATGAAGGGTCGCTACGAAGAGTCAGAGAATCCTCTTATTTCCACCGCTCGGAGTATTACCGACCGTATTGGAGGCTTTTTTGCTGAGAACGAGACCGCCATGGTCATCAAAAAGTTCCGATCTATGGATCCCGCCTTCCAGGTTGAGCCGTTCCTGCAAGAATTACGCGAATATATCCTACCAGAGGTTCTTGATGCCTACGTCAAGGGCGATACAGAAACGTTGAAGCTCTGGCTTTCGGCCGCGCAGTTTTCAGTATACGAAGCCTTGACCAAGCAATATCTTCAGGCTGGCATGAAGTCTGACGGCCGTATCCTCGACATCCGGAACGTTGATATTCTCCGAGCTAGAATGTTGGACCCTGGTGAGGTTCCCGTATTTATCATCACTTGCCGTACCCAGGAAGTCCATGTTTATCGCAATGCGAAGTCCAACCAGCTTGCCGCTGGTATGGAGGACAAGGTTCAACTGGTCACGTATGCTATTGGCATTACCCGAGTTCCTGAAGACGTCAACAATCCCGAAACACGAGGCTGGCGTCTAATTGAGATGCAGAAGAGCGGAAGAGAGTGGCATTAA
- a CDS encoding ATP phosphoribosyltransferase (similar to Metarhizium robertsii ARSEF 23 XP_007816434.2), which yields MSLFENTASTLEDRLLFAVPKKGRLSEAALNLLQGADVQFRRENRSDIALVKNLPIALIFLPAADIPTFVGQGQIDLGITGWDQVKEHDASVRPVAGASDEAESTPGCDMVMELGFGSCKLQVQTPGKGKHANGKDLIGKTVATSFVNLTTEYFARLEAEQAGESASSTSTRKLQTKVVTLSGSVETACALGLADGIVDLVESGATMRAAGLRAIDTVVESTAVLVKSRSPSNPDLVDLIASRLRGVITAQQYVLCQYNIERSRLPDASKITPGKRAPTVTTLDSEGWVAVSSMVEKKKIALVMDDLARVGAHDILVLDIHNSR from the exons ATGTCGCTATTCGAAAA CACCGCCTCGACTCTTGAGGACCGATTGCTGTTCGCTGTCCCAAAAA AGGGTCGACTTTCCGAAGCTGCACTGAACCTGCTCCAAGGTGCTGACGTCCAATTCCGACGCGAAAATCGTTCCGACATCGCACTCGTCAAAAACTTGCCCATCGCACTCATATTCCTACCTGCAGCTGACATCCCTACCTTTGTCGGTCAAGGGCAGATTGATTTAGGCATTACAGGATGGGACCAGGTCAAGGAACATGATGCCTCTGTCCGCCCCGTCGCCGGCGCCAGTGACGAAGCAGAGAGCACGCCGGGCTGTGATATGGTGATGGAACTGGGATTCGGTTCCTGCAAACTTCAAGTACAGACTCCAGGGAAGGGAAAgcatgccaatggcaaggatCTCATTGGGAAAACCGTTGCCACCAGCTTTGTCAACCTtactacggagtattttGCACGACTGGAAGCGGAGCAGGCTGGTGAGAGTGCCTCGTCCACCTCCACACGCAAACTGCAAACCAAGGTCGTTACACTCAGCGGCAGCGTTGAAACCGCATGTGCCCTAGGACTTGCTGATGGAATTGTTGATCTTGTTG AATCGGGCGCAACTATGCGCGCTGCCGGGTTGAGGGCTATTGACACGGTTGTGGAATCTACAGCTGTACTGGTGAAGTCTCGATCACCGTCAAATCCTGACTTGGTTGACCTTATTGCCTCGAGATTGCGAGGCGTGATCACCGCCCAACAGTATGTGCTGTGCCAGTACAATATCGAAAGATCACGGCTTCCAGATGCCAGCAAGATAACTCCTGGCAAACGAGCACCAACTGTCACCACTCTTGATAGTGAAGGGTGGGTCGCTGTGAGCTCCATggtggaaaagaagaagattgccCTGGTGATGGACGACTTGGCCCGGGTTGGCGCTCACGACATTCTCGTCCTCGATATTCACAACTCACGCTAA
- a CDS encoding Agp3p (similar to Saccharomyces cerevisiae S288c NP_116600.1) → MFRKNRIPDKGQAEPHPGDSSADHYDDHESGNLRYHAHGSQNDVSDTGLIDPDSGVKRGLKNRHLSMMALAGIIGPGLLVGAGGALNSGGPASLIIGFGVIGIIAFAIMQSLGEVTTLFPGGGSFVSLAERMVDKSFSVAVGWNYFIIWAAVLANEYNVICSILTYWAPQVPLWGFFLILWFLFTAFQLLGVEAFGEAEFWLALFKILGLTAYFIFSIVYAAGGLIGQTEPLGFRYWNDPGAFNGNGFRGVAVVFVFCSTFYAGIESVAVAATETRNPGVAVPQAIRQVFWRIIFVYMGSALFFGITCPANAEGLVNGGAKALQSPMTIAIQTAGWDGGVHLINAFILITCLSAINSSIYIGSRTILYMAQSGKAPRFIGWTDKRGVPIWAIVLTNAVGSISMMNVSTGASKAYGYIVNLSGVSTFLVWGSISFIHIRFRRAWTAQNRSLSEIPYKSMFYPYIAYFGLAANIFLALVQGWTTLSPFNAGNFVDAYILLPLFGIIYVVCKIYWRGKDNFKRSWEIDLDSGRRTDLDDKGIVPGDEGFVQGQRVSIWKKIWNSL, encoded by the exons ATGTTTCGGAAGAACAGGATCCCCGATAAGGGCCAAGCCGAACCGCATCCGGGCGACAGCTCCGCCGACCACTACGACGACCATGAGTCTGGGAACTTGCGCTACCATGCACACGGATCACAAAACGATGTTAGTGATACCGGCCTCATTGACCCCGACTCTGGGGTCAAAAGAGGCCTCAAAAATAGGCATTTATCtatgatggccttggccggCATCATTGGACCCGGCCTGCtggttggcgctggtggcGCATTGAACAGTGGTGGGCCGGCTTCTTTGATAATTGGCTTTGGTGTTATTG GCATCAtcgcctttgccatcatgCAATCCCTCGGCGAAGTGACAACATTGTTTCCAGGAGGAGGCTCTTTTGTGTCCCTGGCAGAGCGCATGGTCGATAAATCCTTTTCCGTTGCTGTGGGCTGGAACTATTTCATTATTTGGGCCGCCGTCCTGGCCAACGAATACAACGTCATCTGCAGCATCCTCACATATTGGGCTCCCCAAGTCCCGTTGTGGGGGTTCTTCCTAATCCTCTGGTTTCTCTTCACAGCCTTTCAGCTTCTTGGAGTGGAGGCTTTTGGCGAAGCCGAATTCTGGCTGGCTCTCTTCAAGATCCTGGGTCTGACGGCATACTTCATCTTCTCGATTGTGTACGCCGCTGGTGGATTGATTGGTCAAACGGAACCGCTTGGCTTCAGGTATTGGAATGATCCTGGGGCCTTCAACGGAAACGGCTTCAGAGGTGTGGCGGTAgtttttgtcttttgttCTACATTCTACGCTGGTATCGAGTCCGTCGCTGTTGCAgcaacagaaacaagaaacCCTGGCGTAGCTGTTCCACAAGCGATCCGTCAGGTCTTTTGGCGAATCATTTTTGTATACATGGGATCAGCACTCTTCTTTGGCATCACCTGTCCTGCCAACGCAGAAGGACTTGTCAATGGCGGCGCCAAGGCTCTGCAGAGTCCCATGACTATCGCAATTCAAACCGCAGGTTGGGACGGAG GAGTTCATCTTATAAACGCTTTCATTCTCATCACCTGCTTGTCGGCCATCAACTCGTCGATTTACATTGGATCCCGCACCATCTTGTACATGGCTCAGTCCGGCAAGGCACCCAGGTTTATTGGATGGACCGACAAGCGTGGCGTTCCAATCTGGGCCATCGTCCTCACCAATGCTGTCGGCTCTATATCGATGATGAACGTCTCCACCGGTGCGTCAAAAGCATACGGATACATTGTGAACCTCTCAGGTGTCAGTACCTTCCTCGTATGGGGAAGCATCAGCTTCATCCATATCCGCTTTCGTCGGGCTTGGACTGCTCAAAACCGAAGTTTGAGCGAGATTCCATACAAGAGCATGTTTTACCCGTATATTGCATACTTTGGACTCGCAGCCAACATATTCCTTGCTCTGGTCCAGGGATGGACGACATTGTCGCCCTTCAATGCCGGCAATTTCGTTGATGCTTATATTCTACTGCCGTTATTTGGCATAATATACGTTGTGTGCAAGATATACTGGAGGGGCAAGGACAATTTCAAGCGAAGTTGGGAAATCGACCTCGACAGTGGTAGGAGAACCGATTTGGATGACAAGGGAATTGTGCCCGGCGATGAAGGTTTCGTCCAGGGCCAAAGGGTTTCTATATGGAAAAAGATTTGGAATTCACTTTGA
- a CDS encoding sialidase (similar to Metarhizium acridum CQMa 102 XP_007814657.1), which translates to MDSVYSFDPALLELPYIRRHVRSSSKASSIYSAVSTVESTPDSVCTRLTTPPRASPPVHQHGPVLLPKIRPQDQHIDGCQPAQTPVTMKKINRTRNTTPGSARASSVKPVRSSHARSYTNPETLTNMAYAHLPSFPTTSSLEGQQALSNPAPLLSSPAIFNNFIGGQNNGNNNNADMMTTESDVMSAVPRRASTCYDLDATTLGKYGYPTYRQMPFMPSTTSAMHTPPPEFSYSSYAPRAQSPLSLEGSPEPVVATTPTPSTTLINYLMETNPAASLVRTVSFPMRDPSIKHFWWDIRNIRSWSSFNAQTIFSLPRASGLLTTPVPSSLLPQATMSCRTPETEASLHSIYASYYLPKLNSALAISSNRPLQFSVPTKSSNSIKDLLFVANASGESSSAAAIFGGKPLARVVGLVRSFDRFNTGMRVEGNIKRVEYLRGLSALHHAMREHSCRYGFILTEIELVLVRSGQESTPFFGDLEITSVQLCVTAPDTNGADDSESATPLTACLALWGMCQLASDETPPGEAHWKAEIGAPAEGTRRKAKPRDSWMPQPQLAEKREAKRSRGWIWPEDAIGRKELGKRGVKYGGI; encoded by the coding sequence ATGGATTCCGTTTACTCTTTTGATCCTGCCCTCTTGGAGCTGCCGTATATCCGCCGCCATGTACGCTCTTCATCTAAAGCGAGCTCTATTTACTCTGCTGTTTCTACTGTCGAGTCAACACCGGACTCTGTTTGCACCAGGTTGACGACACCTCCTCGTGCCAGTCCTCCGGTTCACCAGCATGGACCAGTTCTGCTGCCCAAGATTCGCCCTCAAGACCAACACATTGATGGATGCCAGCCTGCTCAAACTCCTGTTACCATGAAAAAGATAAACCGTACCCGCAACACTACTCCTGGATCCGCGAGGGCATCTTCAGTCAAGCCTGTGCGATCCAGCCACGCAAGAAGCTACACAAACCCAGAGACACTCACCAACATGGCCTATGCCCATCTGCCGTCATTTCCCACCACCAGTTCTCTTGAGGGACAGCAAGCTCTATCAAACCCGGCTCCTCTGCTGTCATCCCctgccatcttcaacaatTTCATCGGCGGCCAaaacaacggcaacaacaacaacgccGATATGATGACCACGGAGTCAGATGTCATGTCCGCCGTCCCTCGCCGAGCATCAACATGTTACGACCTTGATGCCACCACTCTCGGCAAATACGGCTATCCTACATATCGTCAAATGCCATTTATGCCATCGACTACATCTGCAATGCACACACCGCCTCCAGAGTTCTCATATTCATCATATGCCCCGCGTGCTCAGTCCCCCCTGAGTCTTGAAGGCTCCCCAGAACCTGTTGTTGCTACTACTCCCACGCCATCCACAACACTCATCAATTACCTGATGGAGACCAATCCCGCTGCTTCCCTAGTCCGCACAGTCTCATTCCCAATGCGCGACCCGAGCATCAAGCACTTTTGGTGGGATATTCGCAACATTCGTTCATGGAGCTCATTCAATGCGCAAACCATCTTTTCCCTTCCTCGCGCCTCGGGACTGCTTACAACCCCTGTGccctcttctctcctcccaCAAGCCACCATGTCTTGTCGAACTCCAGAGACAGAGGCATCTCTGCATAGCATCTATGCGTCATATTATCTGCCAAAGCTTAACTCTGCTCTTGCCATTTCCTCCAACCGACCCTTGCAGTTCTCAGTACCAACCAAGTCCTCTAACAGCATCAAGGACCTACTCTTCGTCGCCAACGCCTCTGGAGAATCGTCCAGTGCTGCCGCCATCTTTGGCGGAAAGCCCTTGGCCAGAGTGGTCGGCCTTGTTAGAAGCTTCGACCGCTTCAACACTGGCATGCGAGTAGAAGGAAACATCAAGCGAGTTGAGTACCTCCGTGGCCTTTCGGCTCTCCACCACGCCATGCGAGAGCACAGCTGCAGGTACGGCTTCATTCTCACCGAGATTGAGCTCGTTCTCGTTCGCTCCGGACAGGAATCCACCCCATTCTTCGGCGATCTGGAAATCACTTCGGTTCAACTCTGTGTAACAGCCCCCGATACCAACGGTGCTGACGACTCAGAGTCTGCAACCCCTTTGACAGCGTGTCTAGCTCTCTGGGGCATGTGCCAGCTTGCCAGCGATGAGACTCCCCCTGGAGAAGCACACTGGAAGGCTGAAATCGGCGCTCCCGCTGAAGGTACACGACGCAAGGCTAAGCCACGCGACAGCTGGATGCCCCAACCCCAGCTGGCAGAGAAGCGAGAGGCAAAGCGCAGCCGAGGATGGATCTGGCCTGAAGACGCCATTGGAAGAAAGGAGCTGGGAAAGAGGGGAGTCAAGTATGGTGGCATATAA
- a CDS encoding NUDIX hydrolase domain-containing protein (similar to Metarhizium robertsii ARSEF 23 XP_007825300.1): protein MASPAPKVRVGVGVFVLASKNEDRENPRFLIGKRKGSHGAGTYALPGGHLEFGEETEDCATRELLEETGLKVTDIRFMTATNDYMPDDNKHYITLFHVCVRQNDDDEAQLLEPDKCESWEWVTWNDLLEWTKAQQDPSREGEALKHKLFIPLLNLAKQRPGIRPTDLC from the coding sequence ATGGCATCTCCCGCTCCCAAGGTTCGCGTCGGAGTCGGCGTCTTTGTGCTGGCCTCTAAGAATGAAGACCGGGAGAACCCACGATTTCTCATCGGCAAGCGGAAGGGTTCTCACGGCGCTGGCACATATGCTCTTCCCGGCGGCCACTTGGAGTTTGGGGAGGAGACCGAGGACTGTGCTACACGcgagctgctggaagagACTGGTCTCAAGGTTACCGATATTCGCTTCATGACCGCCACAAATGATTACATGCCAGACGACAACAAGCACTATATCACGCTATTCCATGTCTGCGTTAGACAGaatgatgacgatgaagctcAACTGCTGGAGCCAGACAAGTGCGAGTCCTGGGAGTGGGTTACTTGGAACGACCTGCTGGAGTGGACGAAGGCACAACAGGATCCAAGCCGGGAAGGTGAGGCTTTGAAGCACAAGTTGTTTATACCACTCCTCAACCTTGCGAAACAGCGGCCAGGTATCCGTCCAACCGACCTCTGCTGA
- a CDS encoding VPS9 domain-containing protein (similar to Neosartorya fischeri NRRL 181 XP_001264780.1): MQPLNPFLAAFFKSSVVTQCAPVHHHVLLVPLTDVLLTSRETDSGAAASEFIASEEFLASHVLRIPSTGISSGGKDGVHNLRDVRGKARQFSTLNGRSVVIKDSVVYSNKGFKLFAQAQILNDAIWYPDVFEPRQWLLYFISKPLVGTWEEVKILPAILVNGVNKDKAAEASKANGADPAEGTIPKKDIKSFHDLLNNFPMIARQMQPGLEKLFLEFTTVFEKPLPPPPSASSIPDPPPDGPIMAAMRRARSHSFSTRNGKATSRESLPVTEDFYAEDDEDVMRASLETAVTAAIDLFQSVDKQQLSLLGATTDLTGPLVEKLIERYVTENVNHLLFPKLSAIKRPEDLELEAKIRQMEFIDISQLGIAIDGGSRAKHDLLIQLGPVIEEFKKISNAMSPAEMMDALLSTMKAASQLTDTSKSPTGNGREDQAYEKTVMTVNADTLVSLLLYVVIRSQVRNLQARLVYIRNFIFIDDVDSGEMGYALSTFEAVLAYLALDSGGLRRASRRNKALWDAAKMTDLTELKSIMEPNSTAVADGDDDFEPNGGDTDQSSWPGRRSSFSWSLQNGSSRRSSLALSISDRYSHGSGLSHVFPFQSNGNSEYDFSLVKKVKRVAMDTRSLSSGSEISFHSRTGSIGTLGSALEGDISVERLAQTSNSFGESVLMMAIQSENPASLKYLLSLSGYYTLDVILQDMNNEDTTLLSAAIQLGNKDLVDMLLERINTLATKDQLLQYLAEQDIWGRSVGHYMFHAPSLITSIGKLIPWRQRDKNGQTPLFALCRSYDNDNYYDMVEAGLKVARETQDDGQPLHLDEHVDAKGNTLLHIMNDTRLAMRILHYCDVDVNATNDKRFTALMVASKYGRYDMVRCLFADPRVDIVAREMRGLTAVELAKDDDVRNKIDDLGLFSMPAGRDGRITGVVRAFFVEDGSVRLVLKSAAPTDHDSYTVTTSRRSLAEFEQLANLLAEEHPASWIPSVSDTRSPFQIPVKPSRAILRDIQAKTDWFLRIMLSHPTLATHEMLWEFFLVPELQLEAMEQRTKLKVEARIERIKEEYEPVRDMREVEQFVNHAREMVRSVSYSTKSVTRRANGAGLAISDLYDSMVLLHRAVSYLKFLPRSHITALEAYVRAMTPTQSSPQATLHNTLLAIQSTVQALLSSLARPTALISQITAAKRDADRNDSAASRPSRWPLGLLEESRQRLQDGKEKRAKKSREEAEYLSRELRFTQQTVAGELAGWQDMHDKMGRRAIREFARAMVVQERMRLDGMMRALRKVRTDGPISRS, from the exons ATGCAACCACTAAATCCTTTCCTTGCTGCCTTCTTCAAGAGCTCCGTTGTTACGCAGTGCGCGCCCGTTCATCACCACGTCCTTCTCGTCCCACTGACGGATGTGCTTCTGACTTCACGAGAAACCGATAGCggcgccgccgccagcgAGTTCATCGCCTCGGAGGAGTTCCTGGCCAGCCATGTCCTGCGCATTCCATCGACTGGCATCTCCTCAGGCGGTAAAGATGGCGTCCACAACCTACGCGACGTGAGGGGCAAGGCCAGGCAATTTTCTACCCTGAACGGGAGAAGCGTCGTCATTAAAGATTCCGTTGTATATAGCAACAAAG GCTTCAAGCTCTTTGCTCAGGCGCAGATCCTCAACGACGCGATTTGGTATCCCGACGTCTTCGAACCGCGACAATGGCTACTATACTTCATTTCAAAACCCTTGGTTGGTACATGGGAGGAGGTCAAGATCCTGCCTGCAATACTAGTCAACGGCGTCAACAAGGATAAAGCTGCTGAAGCCAGCAAAGCGAACGGCGCTGATCCAGCCGAAGGCACCATTCCgaagaaggacatcaagAGTTTCCACGATTTGCTGAACAACTTTCCCATGATTGCACGCCAAATGCAACCTGGCCTCGAAAAACTGTTTTTGGAATTCACAACAGTCTTTGAGAAACCACTGCCGCCACCTCCATCAGCGTCCAGCATACCTGACCCTCCCCCTGATGGCCCAATAATGGCAGCGATGCGAAGAGCACGCTCACATAGCTTCTCTACCCGGAATGGCAAGGCTACCAGCCGCGAATCGCTTCCCGTAACCGAAGACTTCTACGcggaggacgacgaggacgtAATGAGAGCTTCGTTGGAGACAGCGGTCACGGCAGCCATTGATTTATTTCAGAGCGTCGACAAGCAACAGCTGTCTCTTCTTGGAGCAACAACCGACCTGACTGGCCCCCTGGTTGAAAAGCTTATCGAGCGCTACGTAACCGAAAACGTGAACCACCTCCTCTTCCCGAAACTCAGTGCCATCAAACGACCAGAGGACCTGGAGCTTGAGGCAAAAATACGGCAGATGGAGTTTATTGACATATCGCAATTGGGgattgccattgacggcgGGTCCAGGGCAAAACATGACCTACTCATCCAACTTGGGCCGGTAATCGAAGAATTTAAGAAGATATCGAATGCCATGAGCCCTGCAGAGATGATGGATGCCCTACTCTCAACAATGAAAGCCGCTTCGCAACTGACCGACACATCCAAATCTCCAACTGGAAACGGCAGGGAAGACCAGGCATATGAAAAGACAGTTATGACCGTTAATGCCGATACGTTGGTCTCGCTCCTACTCTACGTTGTAATTCGTTCCCAGGTTCGGAACTTACAGGCTCGCCTTGTGTATATTCGAAACTTCATATtcattgatgatgtcgataGTGGAGAAATGGGATATGCGCTGAGTACTTTTGAAGCCGTCCTGGCATATCTTGCTTTGGATTCGGGCGGTCTCCGCAGAGCTAGCAGACGGAACAAGGCACTGTGGGATGCAGCAAAAATGACGGATCTGACTGAGTTGAAATCCATCATGGAACCGAACTCAACTGCCGTGGccgatggcgatgatgattttgaacCCAATGGGGGAGACACGGATCAGTCAAGTTGGCCAGGCCGACGCTCATCTTTTAGCTGGAGCCTACAAAATGGCTCATCGAGACGCTCATCTCTTGCCCTGTCTATATCGGACAGGTACTCTCATGGTTCCGGCCTCAGCCACGTGTTTCCATTCCAGTCTAATGGAAACAGCGAGTATGACTTCTCGCTGGTCAAAAAAGTCAAGCGGGTGGCCATGGATACTCGAAGCTTATCCAGCGGGTCAGAAATTTCGTTCCATTCACGCACAGGTAGTATCGGCACCCTTGGTAGTGCTCTCGAAGGCGATATCTCAGTGGAACGTCTTGCCCAAACCAGCAATTCGTTTGGGGAGTCAGTTCTTATGATGGCCATTCAAAGCGAAAATCCGGCGTCCCTGAAATACCTACTATCACTTTCTGGATACTATACACTGGATGTAATACTCCAAGACATGAACAATGAGGATACGACGTTGCTGAGTGCCGCCATTCAGCTAGGTAATAAGGACCTTGTTGATATGTTGCTGGAGCGTATCAACACCCTCGCTACCAAAGACCAGCTTTTGCAGTACTTGGCCGAGCAAGACATCTGGGGGCGGAGCGTGGGTCACTATATGTTCCACGCCCCTTCTTTAATTACCAGCATCGGAAAGCTGATTCCTTGGAGGCAACGCGACAAGAATGGACAGACACCATTGTTTGCCTTGTGCCGCTCCTACGACAACGACAACTACTACGACATGGTGGAGGCTGGGCTCAAGGTAGCAAGGGAAACTCAAGACGATGGACAGCCATTGCATCTCGACGAGCACGTGGATGCCAAAGGCAACACTCTACTTCATATTATGAATGACACGAGGCTAGCAATGAGGATATTGCATTACTGCGACGTGGACGTGAACGCGACCAACGATAAAAGATTTACAGCACTGATGGTCGCCAGCAAATATGGGAGATACGACATGGTCAGGTGCCTATTTGCTGATCCCCGAGTCGACATTGTGGCGAGAGAGATGCGTGGTCTCACAGCCGTAGAACtggccaaggacgacgaTGTGCGAAACAAGATAGACGATCTTGGCTTGTTTAGTATGCCTGCCGGACGAGATGGAAGAATCACTGGCGTGGTTCGTGCATTCtttgtggaagatggcagcgTCAGGCTAGTTCTGAAGTCAGCTGCGCCAACTGATCATGATAGTTACACGGTGACAACCAGTCGGCGTTCTTTAGCAGAGTTCGAGCAGCTTGCCAATCTGCTAGCCGAAGAACATCCCGCTTCGTGGATTCCGTCTGTGTCTGATACAAGGTCGCCGTTTCAAATACCCGTCAAACCGTCCCGTGCAATTCTGCGAGACATTCAGGCGAAAACAGACTGGTTCTTGAGAATTATGTTGAGTCATCCCACCTTGGCCACCCACGAGATGCTTTGGGAGTTCTTCCTTGTCCCAGAGCTTCAACTGGAGGCAATGGAGCAGCGCACCAAGCTCAAGGTGGAAGCCAGAATCGAGAGAATAAAGGAAGAATATGAGCCTGTTCGCGATATGAGAGAGGTGGAGCAATTTGTAAACCATGCGAGGGAGATGGTCCGCAGCGTTAGCTATTCGACAAAGAGCGTCACGAGAAGAGCCAACGGCGCCGGACTGGCCATAAGTG ACCTCTACGACTCCATGGTGCTTTTGCACAGGGCTGTTTCGTACCTGAAATTTTTACCACGATCGCACATCACGGCTCTAGAGGCATATGTCCGAGCCATGACTCCGACCCAGTCAAGTCCACAAGCTACGCTTCATAACACATTGCTGGCCATCCAGTCGACAGTGCAGGCTCTTTTATCGTCACTTGCACGGCCAACTGCATTAATTAGCCAGATAACAGCTGCAAAGCGCGATGCCGATAGGAACGATAGCGCTGCAAGCCGTCCGTCACGATGGCCATTAGGCCTGCTAGAGGAATCTAGGCAGAGACTGCAGGACGGTAAGGAGAAACGAGCAAAGAAGTCTCGCGAGGAAGCCGAATATCTCTCCAGAGAACTGCGGTTCACACAGCAGACAGTGGCAGGCGAGCTGGCAGGATGGCAGGATATGCATGACAAAATGGGTCGTAGGGCCATCCGAGAATTCGCGAGAGCCATGGTCGTTCAAGAGAGAATGCGGCTCGATGGCATGATGCGGGCTCTTCGAAAGGTTAGAACAGATGGACCCATCTCCAGGTCATGA